A single genomic interval of Camelina sativa cultivar DH55 chromosome 11, Cs, whole genome shotgun sequence harbors:
- the LOC104727673 gene encoding putative F-box/kelch-repeat protein At3g24610, which produces MGFSSDEYWYVCLSIPPFTTPRWFILRRTRGDVDANKSVNRRLRPIPSYPYQPPESSSFVVLGYGIYVIGGILHGNPTSDVLLLDCLSHSWRPIRSMRVARASPAANVVDGKIYVFGGCQEIDSSNWAEVFDTKTQTWDTLPLPEDPEIRRNTSTIDKSVVMEDKVYAVDEDDQTIYYLPREGIWRRGNRDSKRGNRRDWCAVGGLLYCTGTRGSLIWCEPDELDWKKVMGLDVYHWCKFGLNGKLCVENVNTAWKLYWTDFGFSRVTSNSRGNIVVFWKVYLPRIEERRYPSRHHKFLITGTKRLELWCAEISLKRNPEGEVWGTIEWADLVSKLNPHSYNVKVLCSVSLNV; this is translated from the coding sequence ATGGGTTTTAGTTCCGACGAGTACTGGTATGTTTGCTTAAGCATACCTCCTTTCACAACTCCACGCTGGTTCATCCTCCGCCGTACTCGTGGAGATGTTGACGCCAACAAGTCTGTGAATCGTAGGCTAAGACCGATCCCATCCTACCCTTATCAGCCTCCGGAATCATCTTCTTTCGTGGTGCTGGGTTATGGGATCTATGTGATCGGTGGAATCTTACACGGAAACCCCACTTCTGATGTCTTGCTCCTTGATTGTCTCTCTCACTCGTGGCGCCCCATCCGGTCCATGAGAGTAGCTCGCGCTTCCCCAGCAGCGAACGTGGTAGACGGTAAGATTTACGTGTTTGGAGGCTGCCAAGAGATTGATTCCTCCAACTGGGCAGAGGTTTTCGATACAAAGACACAAACTTGGGACACCTTGCCGTTACCTGAGGATCCAGAGATACGCAGGAACACAAGTACGATCGACAAAAGTGTGGTGATGGAAGACAAAGTTTATGCGGTGGACGAGGATGACCAAACCATCTATTACCTGCCGCGTGAAGGTATATGGAGAAGAGGTAATCGGGATTCTAAGCGGGGAAACAGAAGAGACTGGTGTGCCGTAGGGGGGCTCTTGTACTGTACTGGTACTCGCGGGAGTTTAATATGGTGTGAGCCAGATGAGTTGGATTGGAAGAAGGTAATGGGTTTGGATGTTTATCACTGgtgtaaatttggtttaaatGGTAAATTGTGTGTTGAGAACGTTAATACCGCGTGGAAGCTTTACTGGACCGATTTTGGTTTCAGCAGAGTGACCAGCAACTCTCGTGGGAACATTGTGGTCTTCTGGAAGGTGTATCTCCCTAGAATCGAGGAGAGGAGATATCCTAGTCGCCATCACAAGTTTCTTATCACTGGTACTAAGAGGTTGGAGCTTTGGTGCGCTGAGATTTCCTTAAAGAGAAACCCTGAAGGCGAGGTTTGGGGGACAATTGAGTGGGCCGATCTTGTCTCCAAACTTAATCCTCACTCATACAACGTTAAggttttgtgttctgtttctctcaATGTCTGA
- the LOC104721862 gene encoding uncharacterized protein LOC104721862, whose protein sequence is METTKQLVLIIMIITIITTTYSTSLPTLTPEQNQIATKIIDAMISSGSFEDWSGAFLNTNDEINGPVLTSTLFLPITSVEGINATSPLVASYHIVPQWLDFSVISLMNPFSRIPTLLFGHSIVVTNNSASGFTLDGVLISEPDLFVSPSIVIHRMASPFNFSRYGGGDGVL, encoded by the coding sequence ATGGAAACCACCAAACAACTAGTTCTCATCATTatgatcatcaccatcatcaccactaCATACTCCACTTCACTTCCCACTCTCACGCCGGAGCAAAACCAAATCGCAACCAAAATCATAGACGCAATGATCTCAAGCGGTTCTTTCGAAGATTGGAGTGGAGCGTTCCTCAACACTAACGACGAGATCAACGGTCCAGTCCTCACTTCCACTCTCTTCCTCCCAATAACATCCGTCGAAGGAATCAACGCCACGTCACCACTCGTAGCTTCTTACCATATCGTTCCACAATGGCTTGACTTCTCCGTCATAAGTCTCATGAACCCTTTCTCTCGCATCCCTACGCTTCTCTTTGGACACTCCATCGTAGTTACCAACAATTCAGCTTCCGGTTTTACACTCGATGGCGTTCTCATCTCCGAGCCAGATCTTTTCGTCTCTCCTTCCATAGTTATCCATCGAATGGCTTCTCCGTTTAACTTCTCTCGTTATGGTGGTGGCGACGGCGTTTTATAG